In the genome of Altererythrobacter sp. TH136, one region contains:
- a CDS encoding PepSY domain-containing protein gives MSKAARVASKVHKWLAFLMAIQILFWFISGLFFAVAPVERVRSEHVTAMKPPPVVRIEEAADGLDRISGAEPGSRIEIKTLLGEPVALIAPHEGRARLYDLKSGQQISPLPASVAMRVADADYIGDHKAAQVSLVSTESTEYRGALPAWRIDFNDEAARAIYVAQDTGAVTARRSTLWRVFDFLWSLHIMDFKNHEDFNTPLLIAATTLGLIVILTGIVLFPSRLGYNAWRRRRLQSREVGRSS, from the coding sequence ATGTCGAAGGCTGCACGGGTAGCAAGCAAAGTCCATAAATGGCTTGCTTTCCTGATGGCGATCCAGATCCTGTTCTGGTTCATCAGCGGCCTATTCTTCGCGGTCGCCCCGGTCGAGCGCGTTCGTTCCGAACACGTGACGGCAATGAAGCCTCCACCGGTGGTTCGCATCGAAGAAGCTGCGGACGGCCTTGATCGAATATCTGGGGCCGAGCCTGGTTCGCGGATTGAGATCAAAACCCTCTTGGGAGAACCGGTCGCCCTGATCGCCCCGCATGAGGGACGGGCTCGCCTTTATGATCTCAAATCTGGGCAGCAAATCTCCCCGCTTCCTGCGTCCGTTGCGATGCGTGTGGCGGATGCGGATTACATCGGGGACCACAAGGCAGCTCAGGTGAGCCTCGTGAGCACCGAGTCGACCGAATACCGGGGCGCTCTTCCTGCGTGGAGAATTGATTTCAACGACGAGGCTGCGCGGGCGATTTACGTTGCACAGGACACTGGAGCGGTCACCGCGAGACGCTCAACGCTATGGCGCGTATTTGATTTCCTGTGGTCGCTCCACATCATGGACTTCAAGAACCACGAGGACTTCAATACACCTTTGTTGATCGCCGCAACAACGCTCGGGCTCATCGTAATCCTCACTGGGATCGTTCTTTTCCCCAGCAGGCTCGGCTACAATGCTTGGCGCCGCCGCCGACTACAGAGCCGCGAGGTAGGACGCAGTAGTTGA
- a CDS encoding DUF305 domain-containing protein, translating into MKKHFLAVALASTGLLLASCGSNDEGAPAPETESTDQAMAADPNNPFVEAEMDMNEKMMAAVGTDAGDSWAKKMIVHHQGGIDMSQIMLEQNPNPDVEKMAREGIAKQQKDIEDIRKLTKDGTPDQKSADLYRPAMMDMHEKMMAAKGADASETFMRKMLEHHRGAVAMSDVALQNGVTGALRQQIQKTMDENQKEAEMVEAMLAGKSHAEAMAASGAKSAAQMKAEPAPADKPKAAAPRPTVAAAKPTPKPTKAAGGSSTPTPAATPTCLPEHRAAGHC; encoded by the coding sequence ATGAAGAAGCATTTCCTTGCAGTTGCCTTGGCAAGCACGGGCTTACTACTGGCCTCTTGCGGCTCCAACGATGAAGGGGCCCCAGCGCCTGAGACTGAGTCGACGGACCAGGCCATGGCGGCTGACCCCAACAATCCGTTCGTTGAGGCCGAAATGGACATGAACGAAAAGATGATGGCCGCGGTGGGCACCGACGCCGGCGATAGCTGGGCCAAGAAGATGATCGTGCATCATCAGGGCGGGATCGACATGTCGCAAATCATGCTGGAGCAGAACCCGAACCCCGATGTCGAAAAAATGGCGCGAGAGGGGATCGCGAAACAGCAAAAGGATATCGAGGATATCCGCAAGCTGACGAAGGACGGCACGCCCGATCAGAAAAGCGCGGACCTTTACCGGCCGGCCATGATGGACATGCACGAGAAGATGATGGCCGCGAAGGGCGCCGATGCTTCCGAGACGTTCATGCGCAAGATGCTCGAGCATCATCGCGGTGCCGTCGCCATGTCAGACGTCGCCCTGCAAAACGGCGTCACCGGAGCCCTGCGCCAGCAAATCCAGAAAACCATGGACGAGAATCAGAAGGAAGCCGAGATGGTGGAGGCCATGCTTGCCGGAAAAAGCCACGCGGAAGCGATGGCTGCCTCAGGTGCGAAATCCGCAGCCCAGATGAAGGCGGAGCCGGCTCCGGCCGATAAGCCGAAGGCAGCCGCTCCCCGGCCGACGGTAGCCGCGGCCAAGCCCACGCCGAAGCCCACGAAGGCAGCTGGCGGGTCGAGCACCCCGACCCCTGCAGCGACCCCCACGTGCCTACCTGAGCACCGCGCTGCGGGCCATTGCTGA
- a CDS encoding DUF4198 domain-containing protein has protein sequence MNAKSLMAILMSGALASASAAAAHDFFLIPQQFEAGTTDPVHIQATIGSTFPTPENVVPADRVESLRAIGPGDPQVEVVGQGPKALELHLRGAKDGVVAVAVTSKPREIEYSEDRVPLILEEYRVAAAAVAAVDALPRPRTWLVTSRRFAKTFLCVQTCQDRAAVDRAFGAGLEIVGQRSSNDHFRLLAGGQPLGEYPVDLVTSDGKRLHLMTDKKGDIHLPSQSRGTMMLFAAKLEPPVGQGRFTLDLTSLTFKRS, from the coding sequence ATGAACGCAAAGAGTCTGATGGCGATCCTAATGAGTGGGGCGCTTGCGTCCGCTTCAGCTGCGGCAGCTCACGATTTTTTCCTGATACCTCAGCAATTCGAAGCGGGGACCACTGACCCTGTTCACATTCAAGCGACAATTGGATCGACCTTTCCGACGCCAGAGAATGTCGTTCCCGCCGACCGAGTCGAGTCGCTGCGTGCGATCGGCCCGGGAGACCCGCAGGTCGAAGTAGTCGGACAAGGGCCAAAGGCGCTGGAACTGCATTTGCGTGGCGCGAAGGACGGGGTCGTCGCGGTGGCCGTCACCTCCAAGCCGCGTGAAATCGAGTACAGCGAAGATCGAGTGCCCCTCATTCTTGAGGAGTACCGGGTCGCAGCGGCTGCTGTCGCCGCGGTGGACGCGCTTCCCCGCCCTCGGACCTGGCTCGTCACCTCCCGCCGCTTCGCAAAAACATTCCTATGTGTGCAGACGTGTCAGGATCGTGCGGCAGTCGATCGGGCGTTCGGAGCCGGATTGGAAATCGTGGGGCAAAGATCGTCGAATGACCACTTTCGCTTGTTGGCCGGCGGCCAGCCACTCGGCGAGTATCCGGTCGATCTGGTAACTTCAGACGGGAAGCGCCTGCACCTTATGACCGACAAGAAGGGCGACATTCACCTGCCATCCCAATCACGAGGCACAATGATGCTGTTTGCGGCAAAACTTGAACCGCCTGTAGGGCAAGGCCGTTTCACGCTCGACCTTACTTCGCTCACTTTCAAGCGGAGCTAA
- a CDS encoding DUF411 domain-containing protein, producing MTVTSENTRRSVLAGIPAAGALLIFGCGPAERAEGSKASGEGSSRAAINATAMTVYRDPNCGCCKSWAENARRAGYKPTVVDRQDMPAIKVKLGVPADLASCHTTLIAGYVVEGHVPMADVKRLVAARPRGVKGIAVPGMPIGSPGMEAPDGATEDFTVMAFDEAGRAVPFTT from the coding sequence GTGACCGTAACCTCCGAAAACACCCGCCGTAGCGTGCTTGCGGGCATTCCGGCGGCGGGCGCGCTGCTGATCTTTGGATGTGGGCCGGCAGAACGCGCCGAAGGCAGCAAGGCTTCGGGCGAGGGATCTAGTAGAGCCGCGATCAACGCGACCGCGATGACCGTCTATCGCGACCCCAATTGTGGGTGCTGTAAGTCGTGGGCGGAGAACGCCCGTCGTGCGGGATACAAGCCTACCGTCGTCGATCGCCAGGATATGCCTGCAATCAAGGTTAAGCTTGGCGTGCCGGCCGATCTCGCCTCGTGTCACACCACTTTGATTGCAGGTTATGTCGTGGAGGGGCACGTTCCGATGGCGGATGTGAAGCGCCTGGTTGCCGCGCGGCCAAGGGGCGTCAAAGGGATCGCAGTCCCAGGAATGCCGATCGGCTCGCCGGGCATGGAAGCGCCAGACGGGGCCACCGAAGACTTTACTGTCATGGCGTTCGACGAGGCGGGCCGCGCAGTGCCCTTTACAACCTAG
- a CDS encoding DUF305 domain-containing protein, whose product MQKTQEHGSMNHRDMKNAYPMLWVNLILGALIMYLGMFAMIWSGGEFVQNINFVYMALIMWAPMSAVMLWTMRSMYPKRRLNLTLYALFVLVFAFSLWGMRDQGFVGDRQFLRSMIPHHSGAILMCERSSLTDPEIRSLCDGIVRSQAEEIARMKAMLARKQGS is encoded by the coding sequence ATGCAGAAGACACAAGAACATGGTTCGATGAACCATCGCGATATGAAAAACGCCTACCCCATGCTCTGGGTAAACCTGATCCTGGGTGCTCTCATCATGTACCTCGGCATGTTCGCGATGATCTGGAGCGGGGGCGAGTTCGTTCAGAACATCAACTTCGTTTACATGGCGCTCATCATGTGGGCCCCAATGTCGGCCGTCATGCTGTGGACCATGCGGTCCATGTACCCCAAGCGCAGATTGAACCTCACCCTCTACGCGCTGTTTGTATTGGTGTTCGCTTTCTCGCTGTGGGGCATGCGCGACCAGGGCTTTGTCGGCGACCGCCAGTTCCTTCGCTCGATGATCCCGCATCACTCGGGCGCGATCCTGATGTGCGAGCGGTCAAGTCTCACGGACCCTGAAATCCGGTCCCTGTGTGATGGAATCGTGCGATCTCAAGCCGAGGAGATTGCCCGAATGAAAGCAATGCTCGCCCGAAAGCAGGGGTCGTGA
- a CDS encoding DUF2231 domain-containing protein: MATMDHGIMGGMQMEDPSQMLFVERFFNWLGRIHPFLVHFPIAFFPAALLTAIVGRRRPSFAAPVQFLVIAGGILAPFSAATGWLGGLSADPEPILAYHRWLGLAIGLGGLGLAIWAWRRPWEDRGAGMILALTVMTVAIAVQGFLGAGLTHGIEHLMF, encoded by the coding sequence ATGGCAACGATGGATCACGGCATAATGGGGGGCATGCAGATGGAGGACCCGTCGCAGATGCTGTTTGTCGAGCGGTTCTTTAATTGGCTCGGACGAATTCATCCGTTCCTCGTGCATTTTCCGATCGCCTTTTTCCCTGCGGCGCTGTTGACAGCCATCGTCGGCCGCCGACGGCCATCTTTCGCGGCACCGGTGCAGTTCCTGGTCATAGCAGGGGGCATATTGGCTCCCTTTTCGGCAGCTACTGGCTGGCTCGGCGGGTTGAGCGCGGACCCTGAGCCGATACTCGCATACCACCGGTGGCTCGGGCTCGCGATTGGGCTTGGCGGCTTGGGCCTAGCTATTTGGGCTTGGCGGCGTCCTTGGGAAGACCGCGGCGCAGGCATGATTCTCGCGCTGACAGTCATGACCGTCGCAATCGCGGTGCAAGGTTTTTTAGGTGCGGGCCTGACCCATGGGATTGAACATCTAATGTTCTGA
- a CDS encoding nuclear transport factor 2 family protein, whose translation MEVTMRFSYFLCAAMAASSVAAFAHPGHDAQPQPALVDPVAADKAAIQTVLSRYKRALETLDARGTEDLFAPTSAIYETGGVEGTYANYLAHHLGPELAEFKSFGFSDYKVDVHLLGKEAAHAIETYKYRIETKSGEVIDRLGVATSVLIKENDQWKIVMMHNSGRRPKAS comes from the coding sequence ATGGAGGTGACGATGCGATTTTCCTATTTTCTTTGTGCGGCTATGGCGGCGTCGAGCGTCGCAGCGTTCGCCCATCCAGGTCACGACGCCCAACCGCAACCGGCGTTGGTAGACCCCGTCGCCGCTGACAAAGCGGCGATCCAGACCGTCCTTTCGCGCTACAAGAGAGCCTTGGAGACGTTAGACGCACGCGGCACTGAGGACTTGTTCGCCCCGACTTCCGCAATCTACGAAACCGGCGGCGTCGAAGGCACCTATGCCAATTACCTCGCCCACCATCTCGGGCCCGAGCTGGCCGAGTTCAAGTCGTTCGGCTTTTCCGATTACAAGGTCGACGTGCATCTCCTTGGAAAGGAGGCTGCCCACGCCATCGAAACCTACAAATATCGTATCGAGACGAAGTCGGGCGAGGTCATCGACCGGCTCGGGGTCGCCACCAGCGTGTTGATCAAGGAGAACGATCAATGGAAAATCGTCATGATGCACAATTCCGGCCGGCGTCCCAAAGCGTCTTGA
- a CDS encoding copper resistance protein B, with protein MVPVANAADAFFGTPSMEMGRHHLNEFHGGQKLFQVLANIAEYRAVKGADGYGWEVEGWYGGDINRLWLKTEGEGAFGDSVESAEVQALYSHAIGPYWNVQGGLRYDFRPNPSRVYATVQLEGLAPSFFDLEAALFLSNKGELMARAGGYYDQRITQRLILQPRFEFDLAAQNSPEIGVGAGLSEAELGVRLRYDIRREFAPYIGVQYQRAFGRTARYLRDEGEDVGGFQFLVGIRTWF; from the coding sequence ATGGTGCCGGTCGCCAACGCTGCCGACGCTTTCTTTGGCACTCCGTCCATGGAGATGGGCCGTCATCACCTCAACGAATTCCATGGCGGCCAGAAGCTGTTCCAGGTGCTGGCGAACATCGCCGAGTATCGCGCGGTCAAGGGTGCTGACGGCTACGGCTGGGAAGTGGAAGGATGGTATGGCGGGGACATAAACCGCCTTTGGCTGAAGACCGAGGGCGAGGGAGCCTTCGGCGATAGTGTCGAGAGCGCCGAAGTGCAGGCTCTCTATAGCCACGCGATCGGTCCCTACTGGAACGTGCAGGGCGGCCTTCGCTACGACTTCAGGCCCAACCCCTCCCGGGTGTATGCGACGGTCCAGCTCGAAGGGCTCGCGCCGAGCTTTTTCGACCTTGAGGCGGCCTTGTTCCTGTCTAACAAGGGCGAGCTCATGGCCCGCGCTGGTGGCTATTACGATCAGCGGATCACCCAGCGGCTGATCCTGCAACCACGTTTCGAGTTCGACCTGGCGGCTCAGAACAGTCCAGAGATCGGCGTCGGAGCAGGCCTGTCGGAGGCCGAGCTGGGTGTACGCCTTCGGTACGACATCCGCCGCGAGTTCGCTCCGTATATCGGCGTTCAGTACCAACGTGCCTTCGGAAGGACCGCGCGATATTTGCGCGACGAAGGCGAGGATGTGGGCGGCTTCCAATTCCTCGTTGGCATTAGAACTTGGTTTTGA
- a CDS encoding copper resistance system multicopper oxidase — MIDKLAFERRQFLRAVALGGAGAGFAAALPAWAQSGSAGLVAPLPTVTGTDIALTIGPVNVRVDGKSGRAIGVNGTVPAPLVRLKEGQRVRLRVRNTLDEESSIHWHGLLVPFAMDGVPGVSFPGIMPRSTFDYEFDVIQSGTYWYHSHSAYQEEDGLYGPIVIDPAGPDPVAFDREHVLVLSDHSPLSGATIYKKLKQMGGGYFNMQRLTLSGLLAGRDLPAEERREWAKMRMDPADIADVTGSTYTFTVNGHGPFDNWTALFQPGERVRLRIINAAAQTNFNVRIPDLPMTVVQADGQNVRPVTVDELQIGVAETFDVVVNPQDRAYTFVSESIDRSGLGRATLAPREGMSAPVPPLRPRPLLTMKDMGMGDMSGMEGMDHSNMAGMATDGPNQPNVAVVRGVDPSAEQNASRKLSQLTGWSGPTDHGAIAAATGGVAAAAAMPAAGAAAMTGMDHAAMGHSAASAGSAATAATPVAGASMAGMDHSTMPGMTGQGEAMAGMDHGSMSMRDFRNAPQVDKNPGVQSISPMPTDRTAEPPQGLEGMDHRVLTYRDLRALDRNPDVRAPSRQLEVHLTGNMERYMWSFDGVKLSEPAEPIPFRLNERVRVTLVNDTMMPHPIHLHGHFFELVTGHGAYGPRKHTVNVPPGGKMTFDVTADAAGDWAFHCHNLYHMTAGMMRVVTVRPLQGDTQNDLVS, encoded by the coding sequence ATGATTGATAAGCTCGCTTTTGAGCGGCGGCAGTTTCTGCGCGCCGTGGCACTCGGCGGAGCCGGCGCTGGTTTTGCAGCCGCTCTGCCCGCATGGGCGCAATCCGGCAGCGCGGGACTCGTGGCGCCCCTGCCCACCGTCACCGGAACCGATATCGCCCTGACGATCGGTCCAGTGAACGTGCGCGTCGATGGTAAATCCGGCCGCGCGATCGGCGTAAATGGGACAGTTCCGGCGCCTCTTGTCAGGCTCAAAGAGGGCCAGCGCGTTCGGTTGAGGGTGCGCAATACGCTAGATGAAGAAAGCTCAATCCATTGGCACGGTCTGCTGGTGCCGTTCGCTATGGATGGGGTGCCGGGGGTAAGTTTCCCCGGGATCATGCCGCGCTCCACCTTCGACTACGAGTTTGATGTGATTCAGTCTGGTACCTACTGGTATCATTCGCACTCCGCCTATCAGGAGGAAGATGGTCTCTACGGGCCAATTGTAATCGATCCAGCCGGTCCTGACCCAGTCGCTTTCGACCGTGAGCATGTCCTGGTGTTGTCCGATCACAGCCCGCTTAGTGGGGCGACTATCTACAAGAAGCTCAAGCAGATGGGCGGCGGGTACTTCAACATGCAGCGTCTGACGCTTTCCGGGTTGCTGGCTGGTCGCGATCTCCCAGCTGAGGAGCGCCGCGAATGGGCAAAGATGCGCATGGACCCCGCCGACATCGCCGATGTCACGGGGTCGACATATACCTTCACGGTCAACGGCCACGGGCCCTTCGACAACTGGACCGCGCTGTTCCAGCCCGGCGAGCGGGTACGCCTGCGGATCATCAACGCGGCGGCCCAGACCAACTTCAATGTGCGAATTCCGGACCTCCCGATGACGGTGGTACAAGCTGACGGCCAAAACGTGCGGCCGGTCACCGTGGACGAGCTCCAGATCGGCGTCGCTGAAACATTCGACGTGGTCGTCAATCCACAGGACCGGGCCTACACCTTTGTAAGCGAGTCCATTGATCGCTCTGGCCTCGGCCGAGCGACCTTGGCCCCGCGCGAGGGCATGTCGGCTCCAGTACCTCCCCTCCGGCCACGGCCCCTGCTCACCATGAAGGACATGGGCATGGGCGACATGAGCGGGATGGAAGGGATGGACCACTCCAATATGGCGGGCATGGCGACGGATGGGCCGAACCAGCCCAACGTCGCCGTAGTGCGCGGTGTTGATCCATCCGCGGAGCAAAACGCTTCACGTAAGCTCTCGCAGCTCACCGGCTGGAGCGGGCCCACCGACCACGGGGCGATCGCAGCAGCAACAGGAGGAGTCGCAGCCGCGGCAGCGATGCCTGCGGCGGGCGCGGCTGCTATGACTGGAATGGATCATGCGGCAATGGGCCACTCGGCCGCGAGCGCAGGATCCGCCGCAACGGCAGCCACGCCAGTGGCGGGCGCGAGCATGGCTGGGATGGACCACAGCACTATGCCCGGGATGACTGGGCAGGGCGAAGCCATGGCCGGCATGGATCACGGTTCAATGAGCATGCGTGATTTCCGCAATGCTCCTCAGGTGGACAAGAACCCGGGCGTCCAGAGCATCTCGCCGATGCCGACGGACCGCACCGCGGAGCCGCCGCAGGGCCTTGAGGGGATGGATCACCGGGTCCTGACCTATAGGGATCTGCGCGCCCTAGATCGCAATCCAGACGTCCGGGCCCCCTCGCGCCAGCTCGAGGTGCACCTGACTGGCAATATGGAACGCTACATGTGGTCTTTCGACGGGGTGAAACTTAGTGAGCCCGCTGAGCCGATCCCCTTCCGCCTTAATGAGCGTGTTCGCGTGACATTGGTCAACGATACGATGATGCCGCACCCGATCCACCTTCACGGACATTTCTTCGAGCTGGTAACGGGCCACGGGGCATACGGGCCGCGCAAGCACACGGTGAACGTTCCACCCGGCGGCAAGATGACCTTCGACGTCACCGCCGATGCCGCGGGTGACTGGGCGTTCCACTGCCACAACCTCTACCACATGACTGCGGGAATGATGCGCGTCGTCACCGTCCGCCCCCTCCAGGGAGACACCCAAAATGACCTCGTTTCTTAA
- a CDS encoding glutaredoxin family protein → MSDMSDHPAPVNKAVIYRMVMPKHTCPYGLKAIHVLKRAGYEVEDHHLTTREETDAFKADHGVATTPQVFIGGRRIGGYDDLRRHLGKPVADPKATSYRPVIALFTMTALMAGAASFAVTGSPLTLRAAEWFIAFSMIVLALLKLQNIETFATMFLNYDLLAKRWVPYSYIYPYAEGLAGVLMAAGALTWLSAPLALFIATIGAVSVFKAVYIDKRELKCACVGGSSNVPLGFISLTENLMMIAMALWMSFGALAMLPLSMHP, encoded by the coding sequence ATGTCGGACATGAGCGACCATCCGGCCCCCGTTAACAAGGCGGTCATTTACCGCATGGTGATGCCGAAACACACCTGCCCATATGGCCTGAAGGCGATCCATGTTCTGAAGCGCGCCGGCTACGAAGTGGAAGATCACCACCTCACCACACGCGAGGAAACGGACGCGTTCAAGGCCGACCATGGCGTTGCGACTACGCCGCAAGTCTTCATCGGCGGCCGGCGGATCGGCGGCTACGACGATCTGCGGCGGCACCTGGGCAAACCAGTCGCTGACCCTAAGGCGACGAGCTACCGTCCGGTCATCGCGCTGTTCACCATGACGGCGCTGATGGCGGGCGCCGCGAGTTTCGCCGTGACGGGCAGCCCCCTTACCCTCCGCGCGGCGGAGTGGTTCATCGCCTTCTCGATGATCGTGCTGGCGTTGCTCAAGCTGCAGAACATCGAGACTTTCGCGACGATGTTCCTCAACTACGACCTGCTTGCGAAGCGGTGGGTGCCTTACAGCTACATCTACCCTTATGCCGAAGGCCTCGCCGGAGTTCTCATGGCCGCGGGAGCGCTGACGTGGCTCTCCGCGCCGCTCGCGCTGTTCATCGCCACGATCGGCGCCGTCTCAGTGTTCAAGGCGGTCTACATCGACAAGCGTGAGCTCAAGTGTGCCTGCGTTGGCGGATCGAGCAATGTACCTCTCGGCTTCATCTCGCTGACCGAGAATCTGATGATGATCGCGATGGCCCTCTGGATGAGCTTCGGGGCGCTCGCGATGCTCCCGCTGAGCATGCACCCTTGA
- a CDS encoding MerR family transcriptional regulator: MVQSQEISSLTIGRLAAAGGVGVETVRFYQRRGLLKVPAQETGIRRYGADDLRRLQFIKQAQVAGFTLEQIKELLALDSTQDRSRARELALGRLEALDGKVAELNKARDALRALAEKCSEGSTGPCPILRSFDGLID, from the coding sequence ATGGTACAGAGTCAAGAGATATCTTCACTGACAATTGGGCGTTTGGCTGCTGCCGGTGGAGTTGGTGTCGAAACCGTTCGTTTCTATCAGCGGCGCGGGCTTCTCAAGGTTCCCGCACAGGAAACGGGCATTCGCCGGTATGGGGCCGATGACCTGCGTCGGTTGCAGTTCATCAAGCAGGCACAGGTGGCCGGGTTCACCCTTGAACAGATCAAGGAGCTTCTAGCGCTCGACTCAACGCAGGATCGCAGCCGTGCCCGCGAGTTGGCGCTCGGGCGCCTCGAAGCACTCGACGGAAAGGTGGCGGAGCTCAATAAGGCGAGGGACGCTCTGCGCGCGTTGGCAGAGAAGTGCAGCGAAGGCAGCACCGGCCCGTGTCCGATACTGAGATCCTTCGATGGCCTGATCGATTGA
- a CDS encoding potassium channel family protein: MSLINSHRLMIMAGPLVLTITVATWLSLLWAGWFLVFWSYPPSLLSSSTEAVADFSDRIYFVGYTIFTLGNGDFSPSGGSWQVATALASGTGLFTATLAITYLISVISAAVSARAFAAEVRGLGNTPAEAVAAGWDGNSYSGLSLPLNSIASQLTKLSQQYLAYPVFQYFHSDEAGKSPIVGLARLDQVLMIAAHGVPDRFRPPEVILNSARSAIVNVLEALPKHFTKPVGAPLPIPSLDALRSRGQPVVPEDEFAIEVGSEQDRRKRLHGLLIAHGWGVEDI; encoded by the coding sequence GTGAGCTTGATCAACTCACACCGACTGATGATCATGGCCGGGCCGCTGGTTTTAACGATCACTGTGGCCACCTGGTTGTCCCTGTTGTGGGCTGGGTGGTTCCTGGTGTTCTGGTCATACCCACCGTCGCTACTGAGTAGCTCGACAGAAGCAGTCGCAGACTTCAGCGACCGCATCTACTTCGTTGGATACACAATCTTTACCTTAGGGAACGGCGACTTCTCCCCGAGCGGGGGGAGCTGGCAGGTCGCTACTGCTCTCGCGTCAGGCACCGGACTGTTCACGGCGACGCTCGCGATCACTTATCTGATATCCGTCATATCGGCAGCGGTCTCTGCGCGCGCCTTTGCCGCTGAAGTACGAGGGCTAGGGAACACTCCGGCAGAGGCCGTTGCCGCTGGGTGGGATGGGAATAGCTACTCAGGGTTGTCACTGCCCTTAAACAGCATCGCCAGCCAGCTGACGAAACTCAGCCAACAGTATCTGGCCTACCCGGTCTTCCAGTACTTCCATTCAGATGAGGCAGGGAAGTCGCCGATCGTCGGCCTGGCTCGGCTCGATCAAGTTCTGATGATCGCAGCGCACGGTGTACCAGACCGATTCCGACCACCAGAAGTGATTCTTAACTCGGCGCGCTCCGCGATTGTGAACGTTCTTGAGGCGCTCCCAAAGCACTTCACAAAACCAGTGGGCGCCCCTCTTCCGATTCCATCACTCGATGCACTGCGCTCCCGGGGGCAGCCAGTTGTACCGGAGGATGAGTTTGCGATTGAGGTCGGTTCAGAGCAGGATCGCCGTAAGCGGCTGCACGGTTTGCTGATTGCTCATGGCTGGGGAGTTGAAGACATCTGA
- a CDS encoding DUF305 domain-containing protein: MNGEDHSMKMGWSRFAAMIMTSVVIMFLLMYQLVYSSEHVTFSLNRLLSSVIMGGVMTAVMLGFMWRMYQPTAAKIAVLAIGLVAAGVLLALNRSQALIDDTRFMKSMIPHHSIAINNSRKAQISDPRVRELADKIIESQVREIAEMKMLISDIEANGERGLEPLPARPATLTVEMKAEARQAIQ; this comes from the coding sequence ATGAACGGCGAAGACCATAGCATGAAGATGGGGTGGAGCCGTTTCGCGGCGATGATAATGACGTCGGTCGTGATCATGTTCTTGCTCATGTATCAGTTGGTCTACAGCAGCGAACACGTCACCTTCAGCCTCAATCGGCTGCTCTCTTCGGTCATCATGGGCGGCGTCATGACTGCCGTCATGCTGGGCTTCATGTGGAGGATGTATCAGCCAACTGCTGCGAAAATCGCGGTGCTGGCAATCGGCCTCGTGGCGGCTGGCGTACTGCTGGCGCTCAACCGGAGCCAGGCCCTTATCGACGACACCCGATTCATGAAGTCGATGATCCCGCACCACTCGATCGCGATCAACAATTCACGAAAGGCACAAATAAGCGATCCTCGCGTGCGGGAGCTGGCGGACAAGATAATCGAAAGCCAGGTCCGGGAGATAGCTGAGATGAAGATGCTGATCAGCGACATCGAGGCGAACGGCGAAAGAGGCCTTGAACCTCTTCCAGCACGTCCAGCGACGCTCACAGTTGAGATGAAGGCCGAAGCAAGACAGGCAATTCAGTAG